A genome region from Salvia splendens isolate huo1 chromosome 19, SspV2, whole genome shotgun sequence includes the following:
- the LOC121780192 gene encoding developmentally-regulated G-protein 1-like: MGIIEKIKEIEFEMARTQKNKATEYHLGQLKAKIAKLRTQLLEPPKGASGGGEGFEVSKYGHGRVALIGFPSVGKSTLLTMLTGTHSEAASYEFTTLTCIPGIIHYNDTKIQLLDLPGIIEGASEGKGRGRQVIAVAKSSDLVLMVLDASKSEGHRQILTKELEAVGLRLNKTPPQIYFKKKKTGGISFNSTLPLTHVDEKLCYQILHEYKIHNAEVLFREDATVDDLIDVIEGNRKYIKCVYVYNKIDVIGIDDVDRLARQPNSIVISCNLKLNLDRLLARMWEEMGLVRIYTKPQGQQPDFTDPCVLSAGRGGCTVEDFCNYLHRSLVKEVKYVLVWGTSARHYPQHCGLSHVLNDEDVVQVVKKKEKEDGGRGRFKSHTTGPARISDREKKAPLKT; the protein is encoded by the exons ATGGGGATCATAGAAAAGATTAAGGAAATTGAATTCGAGATGGCTCGGACTCAGAAAAATAAAGCCACAG AATATCATTTGGGTCAGCTCAAGGCTAAGATAGCAAAGCTGAGGACACAACTGTTGGAGCCTCCaaaa GGAGCTAGTGGAGGTGGTGAGGGATTCGAAGTTTCAAAATACGGTCATGGTCGTGTTGCACTAATAGGTTTTCCCAG tGTTGGTAAATCCACACTTTTGACTATGTTGACGGGAACACATTCAGAAGCTGCATCATATGAGTTCACCACGCTTACCTGTATCCCGGGTATTATTCACTATAACGACACAAAAATTCAGCTGCTTGATCTTCCTGGAATTATTGAAGGTGCATCTGAAGGAAAGGGTCGTGGTAGGCAG GTTATTGCGGTCGCTAAATCATCAGATCTTGTATTGATGGTTCTGGATGCCTCTAAA AGTGAAGGGCATAGGCAAATCCTAACCAAGGAATTGGAAGCAGTTGGCCTGCGTTTAAACAAAACTCCACCGCAA ATCTACTTCAAAAAGAAGAAGACTGGAGGAATTTCTTTCAATAGTACATTACCCTTGACTCATGTGGATGAGAAGCTCTGCTATCAAATATTACATGAGTACAAGATTCACAATGCTGAG GTTTTGTTTCGTGAAGATGCAACTGTGGATGATTTGATAGATGTCATTGAGGGCAACCGCAAGTACATAAAGTGTGTTTATGTCTACAACAAAATAGATGTCATTGGTATTGATGACGTGGACAGATTAGCTCGACAACCCAATTCAATTGTCATTAGTTGCAATCTGAAG CTCAATCTCGATAGACTGCTTGCAAGAATGTGGGAAGAGATGGGTCTTGTTAGAATATATACAAAGCCTCAAGGCCAGCAACCAGATTTTACAGACCCGTGTGTCCTTTCTGCT GGTAGAGGTGGCTGCACTGTTGAAGATTTTTGTAATTACCTTCATCGGAGCCTGGTAAAGGAAGTGAAGTATGTGTTGGTGTGGGGCACAAGTGCAAGACACTACCCTCAGCATTGTGGCCTTAGTCATGTTCTTAATGACGAAGATGTAGTACAAGTGGTTAAGAAAAAG GAGAAAGAAGATGGAGGTAGAGGGCGATTTAAATCACACACAACAGGTCCTGCTCGTATTTCTGACCGAGAAAAAAAGGCTCCTTTGAAGACATGA